A stretch of the Mustela nigripes isolate SB6536 chromosome X, MUSNIG.SB6536, whole genome shotgun sequence genome encodes the following:
- the MAGEB17 gene encoding LOW QUALITY PROTEIN: melanoma-associated antigen B17 (The sequence of the model RefSeq protein was modified relative to this genomic sequence to represent the inferred CDS: inserted 1 base in 1 codon), protein MPRGQKSRLRAREKRRQARGESQGLGGAQATAAVEEDSPXVPHACSRGCAPKPPATGPPRKSQRARSTGSPVANISGSSSDEGAKSQGEEGPSFPQFVPSPGSSHRDPLTEKAGMLVHFLLYKYKVKEPITEAEMLKVINKQYKEQFPEILRKTTERLQLVFGLELKEVDPSSHTYAFVSKVGLPTEGRLSDGVGFPKNGLLMPLLGVIFMNGNHASEEEMWEFLNVLGVYAGRRHLLFGEPRKLITEDLVQEKYLEYRQVPDSDPPRYQFLWGSRAHAETSKMKVLEFLAKVSDTIPSAFHSRYEEALRDEEE, encoded by the exons ATGCCTCGAGGTCAGAAGAGCAGGCTCCGTGCCCGTGAGAAACGCCGGCAGGCCCGAGGTGAGAGCCAGGGTCTCGGGGGAGCTCAGGCTACTGCAGCAGTGGAAGAAGACTCTC TCGTCCCCCATGCCTGTTCGCGAGGGTGCGCCCCCAAACCCCCTGCAACGGGCCCTCCCCGAAAGTCTCAGAGGGCCCGATCCACCGGCAGTCCTGTCGCAAACATTTCAGGCTCAAGTTCTGACGAAGGTGCCAAGAGCCAAGGGGAGGAAGGTCCAAGCTTCCCCCAGTTCGTGCCTTCCCCTGGGAGCTCTCACAGAGATCCTCTGACCGAGAAGGCAGGCATGCTGGTCCATTTTCTCCTGTACAAGTATAAAGTGAAGGAGCCCATCACAGAGGCAGAAATGCTGAAGGTTATCAACAAACAGTACAAGGAGCAATTCCCTGAGATCCTCAGGAAAACCACTGAGCGCCTTCAGCTGGTCTTTGGCCTTGAGCTGAAGGAGGTTGACCCCAGCAGTCACACTTACGCCTTTGTTAGCAAAGTGGGCCTTCCCACGGAAGGGCGTCTGAGTGATGGCGTGGGCTTTCCCAAGAATGGGCTCCTGATGCCTCTCTTGGGTGTGATCTTCATGAATGGCAACCACGCCTCGGAGGAGGAGATGTGGGAATTCCTGAATGTGTTGGGGGTCTACGCTGGGAGGAGACACCTCCTCTTTGGGGAGCCCAGGAAGCTCATCACCGAAGATCTGGTGCAGGAAAAGTACCTGGAGTACCGCCAGGTGCCCGACAGCGACCCTCCTCGCTATCAGTTCCTGTGGGGTTCAAGAGCCCACGCGGAAACCAGCAAGATGAAAGTTCTGGAGTTTTTGGCCAAAGTCAGTGATACTATCCCCAGTGCCTTCCACAGCCGGTATGAAGAAGCgttgagagatgaggaagaatgA